GTTTGCTAAACAACCCTAGTAAGAAACAGTCACTGAGTGAAAACAAGGAGcctatttaattattttatttattttacatttagcCTGAAAGTAAAAACTAGTGTCTAAATTCAAATGACTCAATGAAGAAGGATTACAAGGAATAGAAAGAAATCATGGGTTGGGTACTAGATATATTTTAAGCTACAATACAAACAGCCTGAAAATAATGTCTTTTACTACCTAGAGATATCAGCCTACCCCAGACAGACGTAGCTCTCTAAGCATTTGCTCATCCAGCCTACCAATAACCTATTTGCCTAAGGAATTTCTAGATCTCTATTAGAACTAGCAGAGCAGAAACAATGCACGTTTTtgtggttatttttatttttagttactTTTTTACATGGGAATAGCCAAGTTAAAGTCACATGGGTTTCTCTGTATGTAGGGGTTTTGTTTAATAGCCACTGAGGAAAAACACATGGCATTTTATGCTCTAAATACACTTCCCTGGGAAATTAAAATCACCATGTAAGATTGAAGCCTGAGCAATGATGGAGCACCTAGAGAAACTGGGAATGTAATAAATCATTTTAATAAATGAAAATCATGCATGTTATAAACTTTTCAgaggaaaatataaataaactccaacctcctctgtaTTTCTAAGTGTGAGTTTGTGACTAGGCCCAGCAAGACAAAAGATTACAACCTAACAAAGGTGTGCTGCTACTTTTCACCTAaggcaaaaaaccaaaccaaacaaacaaacaacccccccaaaacaaacaaaaaacccaaaacaaacaaaaaaacctctgaaTGCAAAATATTACATTCTTAAGTGACTAAACAGCCATTCACCCCAGCTGTGTTCATCAACATTACTCACAGCAGACTGCATCTGAGTATCTCAAATTCCTTCCAAAAAGGTTTCATACACTGCTTGTGAGGTAATAAAACACTATGCATAGCAATGAATGGAAGACAACCATGTCCTGAGACTTAATTAGTCTCTAATTAATGAACATTCTAATGTTCATTAATtgctttatatattttttctttatatatatatagctgtatatatatatttattactgTTGCTATTCAAAGTGAACGGTattatttctgaaaacaaagtagccttaaaattttaaaacagcAAAAACTCTTGACAATCAAAGTGCAGCATCAAGTGTCATTATGTTCCTGTGAAACTTAACCCTTGTCCCTCCTACTCCCTGAATAAGGAAAAACCACAACAGCAAAGCTTGGCCTGGAAGAACAAGTTTCTCAAAGACCTTCTTCTCATAGAGCACTACGGAAAATGAGACAGACCAAACTTGGCTCTCTCAATTCCTCTACAATACCATCCACATAAAAACATTCAAATTAAAAGTGACAATACATTAAAACCAAGAGCTTGATGCTAGCAGAAACTCCTCTAAATTTAGTCatgtttttcctcatctttggaACCAGAAAAATTCTTGTCTGCACTGCTAAACATTATcatgatcaaaaaaaaaaaatctgctgccaACCATAAAAATATTAACTATCAATTAGATTTAAAATGCTGCTCTTATTATTCTTTTCTATTACTGGGTAGGCCTTCTTGTCTTTAAGCAGCATTTTAGAGTGTTCTTAGTACTCTAAGCTCCTCACACAGTCATGCTCTGAAACCTGAACACAATCAGGGCAGAATCTTTTCTCAAATGTGGATAAAACAATAGTGCTCTTCCTCAATGAAGATTTGAAACATGGCCATCATCCCCTTTCATTGTGTAGAATCAGACTGCACAGACAGGACCATTTGAAGAATAGCCATATAGATAACAAAGGCACTCAAAATATTCTCATTTCCAAATCAATTATTGGATTAACACATTAGTACATTACAAGCTTTAATGCACTACTACACCGTTAATAAAATGTGTCAGTGTTCACAGTCTTAAGACTGCTGTCTTATGCAATCTACCAAAACAAGGCACCTCAGGAACATATTTTCTCATTGCAATATCAAATGCTTCAATATAAGcaacaaaacataaaacattCACTAAGCTTAACAGAGCAATACAATTTTTCTAAGAACTAGATAACCTTTATCTATTAGCCACCATTATTACCCtaatttattaaattaattGCCTACTATATTGCAGTGATCAGTGATACAGTAACATTTAACCATCATTTCATGTATTGCTAATGCAAAAATCTAACTTGAAGTGTGGAAAAGCTAACATGGTTGTTGTAGGAAAAAAGTGGCAGAGAATGATACATGATAGTGTAATCAGATTCAAAACAGATGAGGCTGTGTACTTTCAGAAAGAAGAACCCAAATAAAAGGCTGAAGAAGCAGCCCTTGGTCAAAAATCAAACATTTGTTGTCCTTGAAATAGGAAAACTGTTCTACAATTACATTTATCTGTAATAAGGCAAACAAACTGATGGCTTTTATACTGTATGAACACGGActaatagaggaaaaaaatcccaacaccttatttttgtatttctccATCGCTGCCCTACCCTATTAATCAGACATCTGCGGGGCAGCccagggctgagggagcagctTGGTGCAGCTCAGCGTCTCCCGGGGGTGGGTGGTCGGCCCGGCCCCAGCGGGCTTCCTTGGGCGGTCAGGGACGCGGGGAGCGGAGGAGAGCAAGCCCGTGGTTTGCTGTCAAATCCTCGGAGGCTGGCGCTGTATCCGAGGGCTTGCACCTGTCTCCGATTACAACCCTTCTCCACCTGCCCCTCCGCTGGGCCTGGGCCGCGTCTCCTGCCCCAGGCCGACCTCTTGTTTTGCCCCCGGgcaaaggggaagaggagaaccATCTTCCACTCTGACTACCTCTCCTGGCCCAAGAAGTGAGGTTGGCAGCAGTGGGGTCCTGCCAAGATGCTGGGAACAGGAGACTGTGAGGGCAGTTAGACATAGGGtgcacaggcagggagcaggagcatGGCTTGCTGCCCTGTGGTGAGCTGTGACCCATACTGTCAAAAAAAGATTATGGCATGAGATCTAATTTACGGCAGTAAACTCCTGAGAATACCCAGAAGGTTTGCTGTGACTTGTAACAAACTCCAGCAATGCATGTGGTCACACTGGCATGAGGACACATAGTTATTTCTGTATGGAAGGTGAATAATGTGCTGCTATGTAAACACAAGCATGTAAAATTATAATAATTCATATTGGAATAGCCTCAGGAGGTCACCTAGTTCAACATCATACTCATAACCTCACAGCATGGGGAGTGTGAGCCTTCTGACACATTGACTCCACCCTGCCTTTTCTGTGAGGCTGTAAGGGGACTCATCCCCAAAAACGCACTGGATGGTATCTAGAAAATAGCTCAAGCAACTTGTTTTTCAAGTGTAGGGGTGTTCTGGTTCAGATTCTGCTAGCTCTGAGGCCAAGCACCAATCCATTTTAGTTGTCTGAGGAGGCTGGGATCTCTACTTTTATATAAATTGCAAAAACAGTGTGGGTATAACGTGATGGAAAATCTTAACATTgtagaagaaggagaggaaattcttccatttttttcagtgttgctaAGATGTTACCTCACCCAGTGTGTTCACTGCTTTCAAGAGGATGCGCTGCAAGTGGCACACATCCAGAAGACAAAAATGAGAATACTTAGAAGTATCTGGAAAATATGACCTACAGGAAAATACTTGAATATATTGAAAAATGCAAGACTAGATGAAACTTTAATCTTCAGTTATGTAATAGGGCTTCTGTGCAGATGGAGGGAATAACTTAGTGGTCCTGAGGGATAGGATGAGCAATAACAGGCTTAAACTGCCAGCTACTTGTGAACCGTAAACTTATAAAAACTAAAACATGTTGGGGTGGTTGTGGAATTTCACCTGGTGGAATGCTTGCCAGGGATAATACAGGTATCATTTATTATACCAAGGACTGGGGAATGAGCAAGTGACCTAGTGACCATCAAGCAGCtctgaatgcttttttttttttttttttgtcttcctaaCTTCTCGGTCATTTTGTGTTGAATCATGTGGAAAATAGAATTGAATGTCACTGCACCACAGAGACAGGGGTTTCCAAAGCTGAGAAACAGATGCCTATTTACCTTTGAAAGTGAGTTGACAGATAAACCCTGTAAGGCTCTTTTTAACTAGCTGAAGTTAAACTGAAGCAAAAGAACCAATGCAGATTCTATCAGTCACATCTTTTTACTATGAACAAAGGATTTCCACCACCACTGGTGAGTGTTCTGTGCTGACCTGAGTATGACCGAGAAGTCTGGAAAAACAGCACGGGGCACTATCAGTGCTAGCTCTTTGTGTTTGGTTTAGTGTTCTGTCCAGTGTCATTTCCAAATCTAAGGTGGGGATCACTCTTATTTGTTGGAGATGACAACCTGATGATGGTGTTTTCCTGATCTGAAACAGGAAGATATATTTAAATAGGATTTCATAAGCTATCATAATAAATGCTTTCTAAAATACTGTGCATTTGCAAAACCATAAAAATATAAAGACTTCAGGTAAGAGTCGCTCCATGTCCTTGGTTTGATAATCTAGTTCTTTGTGGTAGGTCACAGAAGATGGAGCTTTCACATGAAGGTTTCAATAAATTTTCTCTTGGTGGATTGTTTCGTAAAGACAAAAGTTTTATCTTGAAATTAAACACCTCTTACAACAGGGAAAACTCATGTAGAAAAATATCATTCATATATGAATTAAGGATTTTAACAAAGCTGGGTTTTGATAGGTAgaaatacaatatttacagcTTTCATCTTGTTTGCAAGTAGAAAAGGATCTGATATATttatcaaacaaacaaaattcaaaGCCAGTGTTTCTCTATTATGGGTTCCTAAAGCTGAGAGAAGAAACATCAGATGAGGTGCTCTTTCATTCAACTTTTGTaccttattaatttttaaatggtaCGTTCACATATTGCAGCATGGTTTAGAGCTTGATGAAAAGCAAAGACCTCTTCAGATGGCAACGGGACAGTGTAAAGCTGGGCTTTGAAGAAGTAGGTTTCTCTTTCACCACGAGGAGGCTCTATTGAACAGTAAAACATTTTTCCATAGAAGCAAGTAAGTGATGACAGGAGATTCCTTCGTTAGAAATAAACATATAAAACCCCCTAGCCCCAAAACAGGTTCCAGCTGTCCTTCCCCctttatcttctttttcctttactttgtctttttccttcctttctcttcctcccactCCCAATTTGTCATGCCTACAAATGTGTgaaacattattattatttgctaGCAGGATTTAAACGTTTTACCCTATAAGCTTTTAGGTTCCAAACCAGTTTTAATTCTTCAATACAGATACTTCAAGCATGAGTACGatttttctgatgaaaaatgtttcactaaaaagtaaataaaaatatctaaagTGATATAAAATTCCACTCTCAAGAGAACATGGaacttttttttacttcttgctGATGAAATATTAAACAGATGAAGTCTGGGCAGCAGTGCACACATGTTACACTCCTACCCTTTCCTCTGTGGCCATGTGTGCATGTTTGGTTTGAAGGAAGTTTTCTGAAATTTAGCATTTATGACAGCAACACAACTGACTTCTTTTAGAAATACAgttcctttttttgtctttttttgaaGATAAATAGAACATGAACATTCTTCTccaagaagcagcagtgaagcAGACCAAAGACCACATGATATAGTTCAGATATCACCAGGATTGTTTCTGTTGAAATTTATTATAGCAGTTGAATTTTATGAAGGCACCTTCAATTGTACTTATCTGTGCAATGTACATCTGTTTTAAAGCTAAGTATATGTGAATTTTTGGCTAAATTtattaaggggggggggggaaattaaaccaaaacaaatccaaccaccagaaaaccacacacacacaaaaccccacacatcTAGCAATTCAGTTAGAGTAATGACCCAAAGTAAACAAATAGCACTCTAGATGTAATGACTCCTTCAGCACTCCTTTTGACAGCACAGGAGTTGCTGTTCCAAGTTATTATCAATTAGAAAAATCTCACTAGAAAGACAGAAACCAAATGTCAGCAACATGCTGGATATTAACCCATGAACATCAGGTAATTTGTGACACTTCTTAGTTTGGAAACTATACAGACAGTAACAATGCAGAAGTTTATGTACTTACTGAAGCTAAGTTAGCATGAATAAAAAGTAGTGTAACTCACTTATTTGTACTGTTGTTTAAACAATAGCTGGTTTTGTCTTGGTGCCTAGACTTCCAAATACTTTCCACATCTTCCTCCACTGCAAAGGATCCCTCTGTCCAGAGTTTGCTGAAGAATTCAAAGACCCTCCTCAGAATCCAGAAACTAAAAGTGGCTTATGTGTAAAACTTGAAGGGGATTGCACTGTCATTGACACTTACAGAAACTGATCCAAGGTGTGCTTCCCTATACAGTTACCACTTGTATCTGTTCTACAAAAAGCTTAGTAACAATTCTGCATCCCCTTGACAGACAAACTAAGGGCTTTGCCACTTTCAGTGGCTTGCAGTTTACCCCAGGTTGTTGTCCCAAAGAAGTGTGACTTTGTTACTGAATAAAAAGACGTATGTGGATGTTACAGACCACTTTGTGATACACATTTGTGACTCTTGAAAAAAACTCTTTAGAAGACCCAGACTACTTCAAAAAGTGGTGTACTATTATTCCACTATTAAGTACTATATTGTTACTTGCAGCAAGTTCTGAGTCAAAGTATTATTTGTACTGCAAATGGTACCAATTTCCTTATGTTTCCTACTTGTTACACTCTGTTATTCCATTGATTCTGTAAGCTGGTTTCTACTGCCTTGAAAATGAAGTTTGAATTTACTCCCACATCTCTCTTTCATCCTATTTCTTATTCTttcatgaaagaaacaaaatttatAATAAAAACTTCAGCTTGGTTATTTTATTTCGGTGGCATTGATGAACCATGATTTCTTTGATGAACCTAGatattggaaagaaattctttacagtgaaggtggtcagacattggaacaggttgcccagggaggtcatggatgccccctccctgaaggtgttcagggacagactggatgagtccttgagcaatcTTGTCTAGTGAAaagtgtcccttcccatggcatggggtttgggaccagatgatctttaaggtcccttccaacctaaatcattctataAATATATGATCTTTGGGATCTCAGCTCTTTAGAGTGTTTGGAAAGGTACTTACTCCTATTTTCAGAAATTATACAAAGGAttcttttttgtctgtttggcTAAATGGCACAAGGTTCCACAGTCACAAGGCAACACTGCTGTAGTCCCTCCATTATTCTGAAGCTATTAAAAGCCATGTAAAATGAATTGTTGTTGTAGCTGGGGTAATAAAACCTTGaatgccagagcagcacagttCTGTCACTTACAAtgcatttttttgttaaaaGGTATGTTGAAAACAAAGTAGTGCAGAATTtgattttctcttgtcctggaaggaatataaaaaaaacaaaacaaaacaaaaaccacacacaaaacaaaacaaaacaaaaaaaaaacaccacactgttattgttggtttgtttgtttaaggaaaagcaaattgaCATAAATATTCTAGATTTGTTTTCCAAGATTGTTTCCTGTACTTCCTTTCAGATGCTGTCAAGGTAGATTTGCAGCTGCTAGTGAGTATTTCAGTACTTTagaattttcctttttgttcacTATGATTAGAAGGCAGAATTTATATGGGGTTTGAGAAATTGATTCTGGGGATTTGGGGGGAGTTTGGATCAATCTGTACAACCCTATTGTGATATTATCTTAGTGCAAACCTGAAGCTTGGATTGGAGCAGATATAGAAGTAACTCAGTTTCTGGCATTATTTTCTCACATGGTCAAGGCACTCAATCTGATCTTCAATGTAGAGCTGTTTCTGTAAGTGATGGGAAAAGCACCTTAGAAGTAAACAGCTTATCAGAACATCTGTGAATCTTGCATGGTCCATATCTATTCTTTTGACACCATACACATGAATGTTCAATACACTAATATTTTGTCTGCTTACCCCTGAAAGGTCTTCAACAAAGCACAAAAATAACCAGCTTGTGGTTAAAGTACAAGCAGGAAGAATTTAATTTTACCTGTTCACAAAAATACTCAACTATTTCTCATCCAACATTGTGTAAATATATCCCAAACATAAAGACAAGGTCAGATTGCTAAATGTATCGAGCTTGCTATTACAGTACAAGAATTTGGTTTAACTTTATTTTCATGTACAGTTTCAGAGTATAGAGAGCATAGAAAATGGTATATTTTAAAGGTATATCACGTAGAAAGAATATCCTAAAATATCTTTGTCCCATCAAAACTCTGGATCAGACTGGTTtggcatttgtttttttttggtatgcaGAACTTTCCCATCTGATCTGTTTTACATGTCACCATGTGTATGCTGCTGTTTCTACACTGTGATGTGCACTTTTCTCTTTTAGTTAAAGGGACAGAGCTTTTATGGTGGAATGAAGCTGTATGTTCATGTATATATACATCTTTAGTTTAAATATTTGCTCTATACATGACTCAAGCATTGTCAAGGcaagaaactgaggaagtgtctCTTCAAGTCTGTGGCATAACAGCTTAACTACTACTTTTACAGGACTCTCTTCTAGATGAAAGTTTTAACCCACATTTGCATAAGAACTTCCCTTACTATTTCATGTTTGAATAAAACTAGCAAAATGCCTAGCTAATAGTCTGTCTGCTTTCAAACTTAAACCTGCATCTGCTTCTTTAAGACAGATTCTGCTTGCTAGCAAAATTCAGGTTCTGAATCTGAAATGTATTCAACAAACACTTTTTTAAAAGTAGGGTAATCATTCTTGAAATTTAGAGCATCCCcactaagaggaaaaaaaaataaagacgaAACACTGGCATCATGCTGGACTGGTGAGAATGCATTTTGCTCAGATAACTTTGAGGgttttactattattattactttgaACATGCTGTCCTGCTTACTCATCTAATTTCTTAACAGTCTTGCTGGGCTTTCTTTGCTCCCAAAAATGAAAGTAGTACATGCCAAAGCATTTTAGGATGTTTAAAGAATGGAGATGGAACTTCACAACCTATTATTCATGTTGAAGGCAGTTCTTATACAGTTACGCACCTGAACTTCTACTTTGGGAGAAAACAAGGATGAATTATCTGAAGCAATGGGTCAGACCATCAGCTGATGTATAATGCAGTAAGTGCAGACTTTAGAGCTACAATACTTTGTAATAATGAATTCATTCTACATTAAGTGTAAGACCTCATTCAGAACCCATTTACTTTTTTATTGCCTGTGTATTGGGCCAGCTGTAGTGTAtatactgaaataaataaatggttAGTGCTTTTACAGAGTCTATATTTAAGCATCAAAGCTGTGACTAACGAGAAAAAGCCACTTCATTCATTCTCCACACTGATCTCTCAACTTCAAAATCACCATGAGCCAAAGCCAGTATTACACTGCTGAGCAGTTAAGCCTGGTATTACAGTAGAGATTTATCTTACACaattactgaaaataaaaatcaccaaGTAATTTTATCTTGAAAAACTATCCTGAAATTCATAAGCATAGTAATTGCACTCTGATTTATTGAGTAGGAGTGTTTAGTTCAAGTGAAAGCCACACAGGAATTTAGAACTAATTTTGTAAAGGCCAATTTCCTAATAGGCAGACTCAGGAAATGCTTTAGTAAATGATATATTAGCCATGAAATCACTACGTAAGAAAAGCCTGCTGTAATAAACAGCTGAGTTTGGCTCTGAAAACCTGGATGTGGCACTGCTTGATCGCTGTTTTACTTACAAATTTGCAGATGTAGGCGAggtgatgccttttttttcccctcttattcCTTCAGAAAGTCTATGAGCAATGCAAACCTAAAGGGATACAGGACTTGAGTGGAGCGTTTCTTACTGCTCAGACTATTCTGGTCCCAGGTTGTGCAGTGAATTTGATGCTAAATTCTCCTGCCAAAGGCTCTGTATGCTTAAATTAAATATGAAAGAGAATAAAGAGAGTAATTGCTGGAATACAAAAAGGAGTTGTTTACTTTTCCAAAGCAAGTGGTTTTAATAAAAGCTTGATGACACTTACTGCACATTACAAATTGCAGAACACTAGTGCTCTGCCAGAACAGATGCAGCGAGTGTAGCTTTTGGGCTTGTAtgattgtttgctttttccctgTGATCTGGACCTCCTTTTTCACTCCTCCTATATTTAACCCGTTCCAAAGGGACAAATCTGGTCCAGGAATATAGTCAGCATACTGCTTACAAATTTGAGTGGGCTTTATTTGTAATCTCCTAGAGGCCAGGAGCAAATTGTTAATGTCTAGTAAAGGGCAAACCATTCACAACAATGAAATATGTAAAAGGCTCTGTCCCACTCACCCCCTGAGCTGTAGGTGCCAGGCGTTCCATCAAACCTTCCAatttttgtcattttgtttCATATCAAGAACACAGTACATTTTTAGAGAAACAATACCTTTACTACAAAACCATGTAAATGATTATATACAAAATTGTTACTGGGATTTGGTTTTGTATTGCAGTGACAAATAACTAGCTGCTGACATTTATTTACGCTTCCTTAATACTAGGTACATAACACCACTGATGAGAGTAAAGGCAAATGCAATCCAGGCTAGAACGAAGGAATAGCCATACTGGCCTTCAGAAACTTCAGCCATATATCCACCACTCTTGTGTAGTTCCTCATGCCTATCTGTATAAATGGAAGCTGCAATCATAACACACAGACCTGGAGGAGGAAGAACATAATGCAGTTTAGCATCTTAAAATACATCAATATGCGTAACAACTTCACTGTCTCTTTTCTGTCAACTGCTTCCACCAACGTCCTTTTTTTGGTCAGATACTCCCTTTTCCATCCTCATACTGAACTGGGAGCATTTCAGGACACATTTCCAGTGTCTTTGGCATGGTTTAAATCTGAAGTGCTGTTGTGTATTTATGTCATTTGTCGAGAACACAAAATTATTCTAAACATCTGGATAGTtttaaagacaaacaaaaaattaaggAACTACTTGCTTGTAACAATTACAGTTATTTAATTTAAGAAGTTCAGAATCTCAGATTCATTCCCTTCAAAGTTTGAATTACTTTATTCTGAGCAGTGATGTCACCCATATTTTAAGTGCCTAAAAAGTACAGAATCCAGCAGTTCACTGCTTAAACAAATACCTATGGCCTCACAAGCCCTACAGATTTCTTATGCATCTCATTCTTTTTGAcacctttttcccctctcctgttTTCATATAAACATCATTAAAGTCACAAGTGTTGAAAAATCACTCACATGAGAGGAGCTGGATAATAGAGGTTAACACAAATCTTTCTCCTTGCTTCAGACGGAAGAGTTGGAGAATGAAAACCAGAAATCCCACACAACAGAAAATTGTAGATAGGATCATGGCAGCCTGAACAGCCTGAATTGATTGATACTCTGCAAAAACAAACGCAGCCTTGATTAAAAATACAGTGTCTCTCCTTGCCTTCCCCTGTAAAAGGGTAGAGGGGCAGAGCTATGTTCTGTATGCAGGAAGTCAGCAGATAGAGCAAAGCAGCTGTGCATGCATTTCCTAGGGTGGttctt
This DNA window, taken from Indicator indicator isolate 239-I01 chromosome 22, UM_Iind_1.1, whole genome shotgun sequence, encodes the following:
- the EMP2 gene encoding epithelial membrane protein 2, which translates into the protein MLILLAFIIVFHITSAALLFISTIDNAWWVGENFSTDVWRVCSTNTSICMAITDQFREYQSIQAVQAAMILSTIFCCVGFLVFILQLFRLKQGERFVLTSIIQLLSCLCVMIAASIYTDRHEELHKSGGYMAEVSEGQYGYSFVLAWIAFAFTLISGVMYLVLRKRK